The sequence below is a genomic window from Phoenix dactylifera cultivar Barhee BC4 chromosome 16, palm_55x_up_171113_PBpolish2nd_filt_p, whole genome shotgun sequence.
TCTCCCCTAACTGGTACACTCCACGCCTCCCTAACCATCTCCCATGATCGCGGATAACACAGCCAGAACTTCTCAAATCTAAAAGGGGAACAGATAGGAATAAGTGCCTCAGTACTCACCAGTAATGGATAATGGTCCGACGCTATCCTCGGCAGATGTCTGACATGATGCTCTGGAAAGCACTGAACCCACCCAGCAGTGGCACAAGCTCTGTCTAGTCTCTCCCATACACGAGCCCATCCCtgctgattattgcaccaagtGAACTGCGGGCCCGAGAAGCCCAGATCAACCAATCCATTAGAGTCAAGAAATTCCTGAAActctttaattttccttttgtaaGTGAAGGGTTTCCCCCCCATCTTCTCATGAGAGCCGACAATACAGTTAAAGTCACCTGCCATTAACAACGGGTGACCCTGACCGATCAGGTGAGAGGCCTCCTCCCACAAAACTCTCCGCTCCCTAAATTCTGTACTAGCATACACTGCTGCAAGGACCCATGGGTTGCCGCTACCTTCCGAGATTACCATAATCACCTCTTGCGTACATACATTGAAGACATCCACTCTACATTTGCTCTGAGCCCAAGTAACTATAATACCTCCCGATAAGCCTCGTGATTCTACCGCATAGAATCCCCAGGACCGCGGCACCGCCCTCTGCGCCTTCTATAGGCTACTCCCTGATAATCGAGTCTCTAATAAAACACAAATGTCCGGATTATGTTGATGCACCAACCTGCGAAAAGCCGGGGCAAAGGAAGGCTTCCCCGCTCCACGGCAATTCCATAGAATCACCTTCATGGTACACTAGATGAGACGGCACGACCCGCACTCCTGGAGCCGTTACCCTGAGCTCCCTCCAAGCTCCTCTCCCCTTCATTAACCACAACAATAGGATTAACCCCCTTTACAGAATCCATCATTTGAAGCAACAATTGGAGATGCCTCCCTTCACTGTTCACCTGTGCCAAATGGCACGCCAGGGCTACAGGACCCTTCTCACAGCCCTCTGCTATCCCATGCTGCCCTCCATTAGTTTCCTCTCCTTCAACACGACCAAGATCTCCTCTCTGTGCATCGCCCTCCACAGACAGAACCCCTTTTCCTGTTTTCTGTGCCAAATGGCACGCTACAGGGTCAGAGGCCTTTGATGATTGTTGGTTGATCATCATGGCCATTGAAGAAGAGCTGCAAAGTGGACGCCGGATCAAGCCTTCATCTCCCGCACCAGCCTCCCCAGATCCTCCATCAGCACCGGTACTGTTTGAGCGTGCTAGCCGGCACACCTTGCCCACCGGACACACGACGCCGCTGTCGGTGCGCTCCCTCGTTCCTTGCTCATGATCCCCTTCATCTTCTCCCGACAACCTCCCACGTCCAACCATTATCTCATCTAACCCGCCAAAATCCTGCCTCGTCGTTGTCCACTTCCGCCAACCAGCTGTCGCCGGCACAACCAGAGAGACGCCCCTCCAAGGCTTTTTGGGGGTCCACGGCTGCCGACTCCCCAGAACTCCGGTCCGACGGGCACTTGCCGCTAAGGGAGGAGGCGAGCTTCGGCTTCGCCGGCGATCCCCTTCCAGCCTGCGCACCGGACGGGAGGTTGTCGGGCCCAAAGCCTCTGAGATCATAGACTTGGACGAAGAAGAGGACCCCTCCAAGAGCTGGGTCGAGCAGGCCCTGGGAATGAGCGGGCTAAGGCTTGATCCGTTGGGCTCCCCTTCCTTGGTAGCCCTTGGGCCCGGCCCATTCGGCACCTTCGTCGGGCCCGCTATCGGGCCCTGCCCAGTGGGCGCCTCCGACTGGGCCTCTGCTAGGGCCTTCCCCGATCGACCCGTGAGAGAGACCATCGTCCCAACGGTCCGCCCGCTCACTGGGAGGCATTTCGAATCCTTGCCTCCGCCCACCATGACGCCCGCCGACGCCTTCTCCAGCGACCTCCGTCGTGCCACTTTGGATGGAATTTGCCACCCCTCCAGGTCCGATGTGGAGAAAGGCAAGCTCACCCCATTTCCGGATGGGTTCGGAGCCGAAACAGGGGAACCCTGTGCCAAACCGGAGCTAGTCGGAACCACAATCTTCTTCCCCTTCCGGTTGTTGGAGGCCCCCACTTGCCCGAGGCGGTGTGTAGCCAGCCATGGGCCATACAGCAAGGGCTCTTCCTTCTCCGACCTTGTTCCCCCCCCCGGATTAGTAATCATTAAGGATTTCCCACCTTCTCCAACGCTACCTTCTCCGTGGTCTCCTCCTATCTCTACCTCACCCGCCGCAACAGGGTTTGAAGCACAGTTGGCCCTTCCATGGCCCACACGCCCACATCTGAAGCAATATTCTGGCAGGTTTTCATACACGAATGCCTGCCAGAATTTCCCCTCGCACCCCTCCATGACCCCATTGACAAACATACCTGGCTTGAGGGGAGCATTGGTATCCAGCTCGATTTTCACCCTTGCGAAGCCCCGCTTCTTCCCCTGATCCGTGGCACCGTCCAGAGCCAGGGGTCTCCCTGCCTTCGCCGCCAGTCGGAGTATGATCTCCTTCTCCCAATAATCCAGGGGTAAGCGGGGGAGTCGCAGCCACACCACCAGTCTCCCCACCTTTGAGGATCCGGTAATGTAATTTGGCCTCCATCTCTCCATAACAAATAGTTGTCCAGCCACCAACCATGGACCACACACTAGGGCGGCATCCCGATCCTCCTTATAAGCAAACCGGACAGCAAGAACACCATCCGACATAGTGAAACACTCGACCTCATAGGACATATTTCCCCTCCGTCGCACCTCTCTCGCCACCCATTCGACCGGTACCTTCCTTCCAATGCTCCACATGAATACCGTCGTGCTTCGCCAGGCACTCCTCGTCTTCTCCAGCAACTCTGTCGGTACCTCGAAGACCTCCGTGAACGTCCACTGCAGTACTCCCAACTCTTCCTCGGAGATCCGATCGTTGGTCCACATCGCCGGCCTTGTCGAGCCCCTAGTCACCTCCGCCCACGATGGACCCTTTGCCGCACTAGGGGGggctcacccccccccccccccccccccccccccccccccccccccccccccccaccaagCTTGCATAGGCTCCTTGCCCTTCACCCGTTCGACGAAATGCCTCACAGGCGCTCCAGGATTGCGGAGCAATCTCTCCAAATATTTCACTCGCTCCTGCCTCTGAGTTTTCCCAGTGGGTTCCGCGCCCCGTCATCCTGCCACTCCATGCACGATAAATATCGCCTatccctccccttcccttccccaACCTAGCTAGAACTCGATAACTGGAGACTCCTATTGTGTGTGCAAAGTGATCGATAGACACTCATTCAATCTTGTCCTAGCTATTTGGAGTTGGCTTTTgtttggagaaaaaaaagaaagaaaaataaaaaatggtgttcGCTGGAGGAAATGGCGACGCATTCAGGTTGGCGGTGCAGGTGGCTCGGAGCCGATGGTTCATGTTCTTTGCGTCGTTCCTGATCATGGCGGCCTCCGGCGCCACCTACATATTCGGCATCTACTCCAGTGACCTCAAGACGTCCTTGGGATACGACCAATCGACCCTCAACACCCTGTCCTTCTTCAAGGACCTCGGAGCCAACGTCGGCATCTTGTCCGGCCTCATCAACGGGGTCGCCCCTCCCTGGGTCGTCCTCTCCATCGGCGCCGGCATGAACCTCTTCAGCTACCTCATGATCTACCTCGCCATCACAGGCCGAATCGCCCGCCCCGCCGTCTGGCAGATGTACCTGTACATATGTATCGGGGCCAATTCGCAGTCCTTCGTCAACACCAGCTCGCTCGTCACCAGCGTCAAGAACTTCCCGGAGAGCCGCGGGGTCGTGCTCGGCCTCCTCAAGGGCTTCGTCGGCCTCAGCGGCGCCATCTTCAACCAGCTCTACTTCGCCATCTACGGCGACGACTCCAAGTCCCTCGTCCTCCACATGGCGTGGCTCCCCGCCGCCATCTCCATCGTCTTCGTCCACACCATCCGGATCATGGAGGCGGCAAGCGTGCCCTACAAAACCTCCAAGCCCTTCTATTGCTTCCTTTACATCTCCATCGCCCTCGCCACCCTCCTCATGGTCCTCATCGTTGTCGAACGGCTAGTCTCCTTCTCTCGCTCCGAGTACGTCATCGCCGCTGccatcgtcctcctcctcctcttcctccctctcgcAGTTGTCATCAAAGAAGAGCTCAAGATCTTAAGGCAAAAGAAGCAAGCCCTCGAAAACCCTCCGCCTCTCTCTTTAACCGTCGAACAGCCGGCGATTACTGAATTGCAGCCGCCGGATCCGAAACAAGTCCCAGCCACCACCCCGCCCATCATTCCGACGACGCTTACCACTGCCACTACGTCTCCTAAGAAGAAGTCAGCCCTATCTCGTCTCATCGACACCCTCAAGCCTCCGGAGCGCGGCGAGGACTACTCCATCCTCCAAGCGCTCGTCAGCATCGACATGGTAGTCCTCTTCCTGGCCACCATTTGCGGAGTCGGCGGCACCTTGACGGCAATCGACAACATGGGCCAGATTGGGCAGTCGTTGGGCTACTCAAAACGGAACATCAGCACCTTCGTCTCTCTCATAAGCATATGGAATTATGCCGGCAGGGTCACCGCCGGGTTCGTCCCCGAGATCGTTCTTGCCAAGTATAAATTTCCCCGGCCTCTCGCGCTCActctcgtcctcctcctctcctgcgGTGGCCACCTCCTCATCGCCTTCGGCGTGTCACAATCTCTTTACGTCGCATCGGTGATCGTCGGCTTCTGCTTCGGAGCTCAGTGGACATTACTCTTCGCTATAATCTCTGAGATCTTCGGTCTCAAGTACTACTCCACTCTGTACAACTTTGGCGGCGTGGCGAGCCCAATCGGATCGTATATACTGAACGTGAGGATCGCCGGGCATTTGTACGACAGGGAGACGGCCAAGCAGAGCAATGGACTACTGAGGGCTAATGGCAAGGACTTGACTTGCATAGGAGTCGAGTGTTACAAACTTTCTTTCATTATTATCACGGCAGCGACCGTGCTCGGAGCTCTTGTTTCACTGATATTGGTATGGAGGACGAGAAATTTCTACAAAGGCGATATATATGCGAGATATCGGGCGGCGGCAGCCGAGGCGGAGAATGGGGCGGCCATGGGGACTGTTAGTGTCGCAGGGACAGTGGGGGAGGAGGACAAGCCTATTTCCTCTGAGGTGGCGGCGGCAAATAGGGACGACAACGCTGTAGGTCGAGGAAACGGAGTTGCCTAGCGCACTAGTGACGTATTGTCTTTTGGCCTTCTAGAATGTATCCATGCTGGGGATGCATAAGCTATGTGCTttagcaaaataaaaataaaaataaaataaacagttTTTAGAGCTTGAGTCGATCCTTTCATGAGCGTCATTATCATTTTTTATAATTACATCATGCTTATGGTATCCTCTCAATTATCGCGAGAACAACTCTACGCACATATTTATCAACATCGCGCATCTTGGCACATCCACCTAAACAATAACCTTTAAATCATCATCGGCCCTGTACCGTTCGTGATGCTGTCGTGTAGTATACCTGCTCATCGCTCTATTAATaatcattataaaaaaaaatactcatAATGGGACCCACCACAAAGGTAAGTAGAGGTGCCCCTGCGTTTCCAGGGCGGacatatttaaaaattgatGTTGTGAGTTCAGATTTGAAATTTGACCAATTTATAAAAAGCGCAACTGACTCGGTCGAATCTTAACAAGTGGACGAGATAATACGGTCGACGGGCAATACAGAAACAAGTAGGGGCGTTTACGTAATTTAGTAGGAGGTACCGCCTTTAAAGGCCCGGGCGTCGATCCTTTGTTACGAGACaccgaaggagaagagggagagggagcgatCGAGATAAAGAGATAGAGCGATGGCGGAAGAGGGATCGGTGATCGCTTGCCACACCGTCGATGAGTGGAACCGGAAGCTCCAAAAAGGCAATGAATCCAAGAAGCTGGTAACTCCTAATCCGCTCCTATCGACCCCACTTCCGGATCCCTGTGTTTTTTTATCTCTCATCTTTGTGGGATTTAGATCGCTATATCGATAAATCTCGGCGCTTTTAATGCGTTTCTTTGATTCGAGGATTTTAGGGTTTTGTTCTCGATGGATTTGTCCGATTTATTTGGATCTGGATGGTTGGTTTGTTTTGATGAGTTTTTTTGTGTGATTTTCTTTTCTGGTTTTTATTCGATTGTATTTACTGAAGGCCTATTAAGGTTTTGAGGAATCTGGATGATGGATTTGATGTGGTTCTTTTCGTAGGGTTGGTTTGATCCGCCAGAATtggattttttaaataatatttcgTTTCTTTTTTTGTGATGGTTGCATGTTCTGATTTCACTATTATCTAGATTATAATGGGAAAAAATCGAGCTTAAACTTTGGATTTTTGATTTTTGCTCGAAGATTTCTTTCTTAAATACGTATATGTGTATTTATGTGAGCACCATTTTTTAGGAATCTTCATCATGGTTTTGTATAGTTCAGTGGGGGGTTTGGATTTGATAGCCCTGGTCAAaatattcttttctcttttaGGTTGTAATCGTGCCTGGAATCAGTTCCCACGGCTCTGCTTTTATCCttctttttttgattaattttgTTTGCTACTATATTTTTATTGCAATTATTTGAATTTAGATATGGATAAAACATTATCATCCCTGTTGAaatcattatcatcatcattttGGTTTGGTCTGTATACATCCATGCGTCATATCCAATTCCAATTTACAGTGGTATGTTCATGGTGTCCAGCTGGAGGAAGGAATATGTATCCATTGAACTAATGCTATGGGCCTCCTTCCTTAGTTTAAGGGTGTTGAGCAGTCCTTTTTGACTTCCTCGTATTTAGATCCAAAAAATATTTAGTATTATTATCTACGGATGCGCTGTCTCACGGTCATCGTTGTGGGTTTGGTCTGTATGGATCCATGCGTCAAATCCAATTCCAATTTACATTGGTATGTTCATGGTTTCCAGCTGGAGGAAGAAATATGTATCTATGGAACTAATGCCGTGAGCCTCCTGCCTTAGTTTAGGGGTGTTGAGCAGTCCTTTTTGACTTCCTCGCATTtagatccaaaaaaaattattattattatcttcGGATGCTGTGTTACGGTCATTCTTTTTCACATCATTTTATGGTGTATCATGGTCCCATACTATGACCTGGCTATCCTAACTCTTGGAATTATTAGTTTTGACAAAATCTTTCATGTAAAAGTTAATGACTAgatgattccttttacattgaGTTGGTTCAATTGCCAACTTAATCAGTGATAGCAAAACAAAATTCATTTCCATTTTTTCTATTGGTGGCAGTGTTTCGATAGAATCAACACCATTGACTTTTGCACATATTTCTTATCTGTAAGACCGGTCAAATTGTTTATTAAAGCGAGTTCTATATTGTTCCTCACTTTATTTCTTATCTATATTGTTCCTTGAGTGCATTATCCCATGTCATGTTTCCATCAGGCTCAATCAACTTATAGCACTGCCAGGTGCGAGAGCAAAACAAATGAATTAACTGTTACAGATGATTAAAAAATAACAGGATGAGATACTTTGCCAAACTAAACTAAAGGTAAACAGaactgttgtttttttttttgctaaagacaGAACTGTTGTTTTCAACAGAGGGTTCTTAATACCAAACAGACCTATAATGTCAGTAAGAGCATTGTTCTGACAGCAACAGTTTATGTGTCCCCTTTATTGTCGGTAGCAATCGATTGCACTCAGGGGAGAGACTGTTAATTCAGAACCTTAAAAACAGACATAATGAGGTTATTCTAGCCTGCTACTCATTATGGCACATCTCTTTGGGATAACGATagttcatatagctctaacttgagtacatccagccatatcAAAAGAGATAATATATTTCTTGAGGAAAGACGTTAACTATAGATTAAATCATCAGCTATGTTAACCAGAAAAATCCCTGCAGGTCCAATGTGTATGTCAACATCCAGAACACACATTTAGCCTTGGTCTGTTGATGGATTTTATCTGTAACCTACATTATTTGTCAAGAAACCCCCAGAATTTCTATTCTCTATTTCACTCCATGATTGAAAGTTTCCAAGTAACCTGATTTATCCGGGTCaagcaaaaaataattttccatgATGATTTTACCAGGAATCTGGTAATTCAATCGTATATCAATTCATCTTTATCACATGTTTTTCGTCACATTTTGGCAAAATGACAGATTCAGCTTAAGTGAGTACATTGGATGACTAATGCGTATTTAGCAAACAAAAAATTAAGAATGGACAGCAAATACTTATTGGACCCCTGTCACTGCTGTGAGAAGTAATGTCAGGTATGAGACCTCTATCTACACTGGCAACACCAATTTTTATACTCCGTGTGCATGATAAGCATCAGTCTGACCATATTCCAGTTGAATTCTACAAGACTGTTACAAGGTGCacgaaagcttcttaacaattCATTATAATTGTTACAtagtaaaaaaaaacttttttgaaGGGTCTGCTAGATTTATCGCATGTTCCTTGGGCTCTTATATTCTTGTGAAGCAACAGGCtatcactaccagaaaacacgcgtatagtgacggagatTTCCGTCACTATACCATGTTTCCGGTTACTAATACGGAATTTGTGACCGGAGCTCTCGTCACTGAATTGGTTATAAAAACACGCGTCACTAAATTCTGAGTGACGACGGCGATTCCCGTCACTAACCTCTGTGACAGAACCGCCGTCACTAAGCCGTTACAAATTCAAGAATttaatatttaagaaattacgTATTTTCCGTCACTATCCAGTTGCGGCGTTAGTGACGAAGGtaacttggtcactgattttgtcacagaatGCGGTCACAAGTTTGGTCACTGATCTGTCACAACCTTCAGTGACAGATTTAGTCGTCACAAACATGGTCACACATTTTGTCACTATATTTGTCATTAATCCCGTCACTGACCCTCAAGACAAGGTTACCGTCACTAATTTGTTACAAACGCTCTGAGcaaaatctatttttattaaccaaaatcctgtcactaagtttatgattGCTCGTCACAATACTTGGTAAACAATTTAGTAACAAAAATTTGGTCACTAATCACAATGTAATAACCTGGTAtatttggtacattgattggctcataataataataataataataatatcattaatagcaaaggcattcaacattacgcaaaagtcatttaaaatatcattcaaaataggcatcaacatgtcctaaatccatcaaaatcaaagtctaaaaatatatcatagagatcaacagagatttcattcttcctaggaatgcaaagacctatcatctaaggcaaaagcaatcataatgaagcatgatcagcagaaccagaatcaccattactcccctgatctgcatgccttggtccaaagccaatctcttctctcatcttttgaagaacctcctcttgccaTTTCTTCATGATTTTGCACTGCACCATTCATTTCTTCATCATTTATTTCTCCATTTGTATCCACCTCTTCATTCATGTCCCCATCAGGATtgtaatcatcatcatcatgacaTTCCTCGACACGCTCAGGCAACCTAGGAGGTTGAGGAGGAACTTGAGTAGCAGCCAGTATTAAAGCTGCTTTTCCATTACCtcttggttttccttttttcttggcCATAGCTGCACAACAATAAAAAGTTATAGTTATTTCACAATATAAATGTCAACAAATCCAATCAAAGTAAAGAACAATCAGTGGACCTGTTGCTTTCCCTTTGCTCTTCCTCATGTCTGcacaattataatttataagtcTAAAATTAGTTATATTAGCATTTCCAAGTGGACAAAGTAATGAAATAAGGCAACGATATCTaccttattattaatttttggagAATTTGGAGAGTGCCATGTGATATTGCTTATTGTCTGACAATTTACGAAGCAAGAATCTATAAACATGCCCCCATTCCTGTTATGCTGAAAATCACTCAAGGAATTAAGCAAGGCAACCCTGAATCCTGCCAATAAAAAATGCAAGGGAGATATTTTTTTGTACTAATCATCAGTGCCAACAGAAATAGAAAGTTAAAAATCATGCAAAATGAAACTTTGCAAGTTATGACCTTGGAGAGATTCAATCTGGTTGGAATCACAATTGTAAATGTTCAGCTTGCACCTTTGCCATGATTGTTGAGTATCAGATGATTCTGGAGCCAATATATGTTGTATCTGAATACATTGTAAACCATATTGTGAAATGATATTTGAGAAATTACACATATTGATAAACAAAAGAAAGCATAATGGATAAGCATTACCTGCCAAACATCGTATGCTGGGTTGAGAATAAAGAGTGGGGTGTCTATGTTCTTAATAATCTCATGTGCAAAGAAACACTGAAAAGAAAATTCGAggcaaaatttgaaaaaaaaaatgcataagAGGGTGCTTTCATCAACTGGTGGTAATgtagatgataacaaaaagcaaAATGAAGACCAGCCTGAGATGGTTCCATCCTTGAGGTGCAATCCTGAAATTTCTTTCCTACATCCTGAAATCAAATTGGTCAAGATGGTTCCATTTATGCAAATAAAAGAAGATTAAAACTATTCTTTAACTTCTAAAGCCAGTGACTAAAACTAGTGGTGGTTCTGCATGAAATCTCAGAGGTAGAACGAAAGTTAACCGTAGACCAGAAAAAGGATACTATGCACAGAACACTATCAGGAATGGAGCTCAAATTTAATAAAACAGGATTGAAACAAGAATATATATAAATGCAGCTTGATCATGAAACCAGTACCCCTTAGAATAATCATATGTCTCTACATACTCAAAAGAATGTTAAGAGAAGATCAAGAAACACAAGAATGGACAAATATATTAAAGTTATTGGTATTCTGGTGCATAAGCCGCTACATCATATAGTCAAATTTAAATAGAATCGATGAACATAGCAAAAGAAATAGCCTAGCCAAAAAAATGCAACAATAATACAGCACGTGGTTTCATAAGAGTCATTTTCAGACTCCACATCATTAAGTCTCTGTGCATATCAGAACAGCTTACAGACCAGCATATTTCCAGTAAATAAAGGTACACATGATCCATTCTATATATTTAGAATCTGAAACATGCTATCTAGGAGAATATTAATCACTGAGTTCACATTATGGGTCATCTTCACTTTTAAAAAGGTATGACAGACAAGACATTGAAATTTTACAAAGAAACATGCACTGAATAAAGAAAGAGCAAGGATGTAGTGTTGATATATTGTAGATAAAAATTTACACGATTTCCACCTAACAAATATAGATCAGAagaaaagctagaaatattctaTTTGTAACATGAATTCATTGAGAGAGAAGACCTGAAGGCGGATAACATCATCATAGAAAGATCGGATGAACCTTCTCTGAGAAATATCCATCCtgcaagaagagaggaaaaaacaaGTAAAGTAGATCTAGTCAATATGAACACAAACACCACCCTTGAATTTTCAGATGTATCAATTTGGCCAGTAATATTTGCACTTTATCTTGAAACTCTTCACGAAAAATGATCAAAGAAACAGACAATTTCCATGATTCAAAAATTTGGAACTCAAAATCAGATCAAAATGCAAATAGTTTGACTTAGGCAAGTTAACCTGAACATATTTTGTCAAGCTTTGATTAATACTTATACATAAAGTACAGAATGAGTGAAGT
It includes:
- the LOC103699272 gene encoding uncharacterized protein LOC103699272; protein product: MVFAGGNGDAFRLAVQVARSRWFMFFASFLIMAASGATYIFGIYSSDLKTSLGYDQSTLNTLSFFKDLGANVGILSGLINGVAPPWVVLSIGAGMNLFSYLMIYLAITGRIARPAVWQMYLYICIGANSQSFVNTSSLVTSVKNFPESRGVVLGLLKGFVGLSGAIFNQLYFAIYGDDSKSLVLHMAWLPAAISIVFVHTIRIMEAASVPYKTSKPFYCFLYISIALATLLMVLIVVERLVSFSRSEYVIAAAIVLLLLFLPLAVVIKEELKILRQKKQALENPPPLSLTVEQPAITELQPPDPKQVPATTPPIIPTTLTTATTSPKKKSALSRLIDTLKPPERGEDYSILQALVSIDMVVLFLATICGVGGTLTAIDNMGQIGQSLGYSKRNISTFVSLISIWNYAGRVTAGFVPEIVLAKYKFPRPLALTLVLLLSCGGHLLIAFGVSQSLYVASVIVGFCFGAQWTLLFAIISEIFGLKYYSTLYNFGGVASPIGSYILNVRIAGHLYDRETAKQSNGLLRANGKDLTCIGVECYKLSFIIITAATVLGALVSLILVWRTRNFYKGDIYARYRAAAAEAENGAAMGTVSVAGTVGEEDKPISSEVAAANRDDNAVGRGNGVA